The Sesamum indicum cultivar Zhongzhi No. 13 linkage group LG2, S_indicum_v1.0, whole genome shotgun sequence genome contains a region encoding:
- the LOC105175422 gene encoding pheophytinase, chloroplastic isoform X1 — MAVNLAAPSSFFLPFSSSSSTPLQIHHNSTCTLQTRRKFHSLVVPKHPIASLTCANASVTSSTAAVSAEKEEVLPPLDVSEINRKSKKWVWKGYTISYLVYPEGNSDAAAVNPPLLLVHGFGASIAHWRRNIPTLAQSHTVYAIDLLGFGASDKPAGFQYSMEVWAQLILDFLDEVVQRPTVLLGNSVGSLACVIAAAESSRSLVRGLVLFNCAGGMNNKAIVDDWRIKLLLPLLWLFDFLLKQKGIASYLFDRVRQRDNLRNVLLSVYGNKESVDEDLVEIIRKPALDEGALDAFVSIVTGPPGPNPIQLIPKITLPVLVLWGDQDPFTPIDGPVGKYFSTLPAQMPNVNLFLLEGVGHCPHDDRPDLVHEKLLPWLSELPVS; from the exons ATGGCTGTAAATCTTGCTGCGCcctcttcctttttcctaccattttcttcatcttcatccacACCTCTGCAAATACATCACAATTCCACTTGCACTTTGCAGACTCGCCGCAAATTTCATTCCTTGGTTGTTCCCAAGCATCCCATTGCCTCCCTGACTTGCGCTAATGCCTCCGTCACCTCCTCCACGGCGGCGGTTTCGGCTGAAAAGGAGGAAGTTTTGCCGCCTTTGGATGTCAGCGAAATTAATCGGAAATCGAAAAAGTGGGTGTGGAAAGGATATACCATCAGTTACTTGGTTTATCCAGAAGGCAATAGTGATGCTGCTGCTGTGAATCCTCCGCTTCTTCTAGTTCATGGCTTTGGTGCATCAATTGCTCATTGGCGCAG GAATATTCCGACACTGGCTCAAAGTCACACAGTTTATGCCATTGACCTCCTAGGTTTTGGTGCTTCGGATAAGCCAGCCGGTTTCCAATATTCCATGGAGGTCTGGGCTCAG TTGATACTGGATTTCTTGGATGAAGTTGTCCAAAGGCCTACTGTATTACTGGGGAACTCTGTTGGTAGTCTTGCTTGTGTAATTGCTGCTGCAG AATCGAGTCGGTCCCTAGTGCGAGGGCTTGTGCTGTTCAATTGCGCTGGTGGCATGAACAACAAGGCTATTGTTGATGACTGGAGAATAAAGCTACTCTTGCCTTTGCTTTGGCTTTTTGACTTCTTACTGAAGCAAAAAGGAATTGcttcttatttatttgatcGTGTCAGACAAAG AGATAACCTGAGAAATGTCTTGTTGTCCGTCTATGGAAATAAGGAGTCTGTGGATGAGGACCTTGTGGAG ATTATTAGGAAACCGGCACTGGATGAAGGGGCTCTTGATGCTTTTGTTTCCATAGTTACAGGCCCCCCCGGGCCAAATCCAATCCAGTTGATTCCAAAGATCACCTTACCCGTGTTGGTCTTATGGGGTGATCAAGACCCATTCACCCCAATTGATGGGCCTGTTGGTAAATACTTCTCAACGTTACCTGCCCAAATGCCAAATGTTAACCTCTTTTTATTGGAAGGAGTTGGACATTGTCCTCATGATGACAGGCCAGACTTGGTCCATGAAAAATTGCTTCCTTGGCTCTCAGAGCTTCCAGTTTCATGA
- the LOC105175397 gene encoding patellin-3 has translation MAEETKKTTPVAAEEVVVSDVPVAEKPTTDVVEKEAPPQPEPEPEKEKVEKPVAEEVVEGEKEKEKEEASEEKVAESASFKEESNKVDDLIDPEKKALDEFKKLIQEALNKHEFTAPPPPPPAPAKEEEPKPEEKKEEEAKPEEEPKAEEIKEQETKTEEKAEAYEAPAEVPPPAEPVKEEEVEKKDEEKATPPPAAEPSETVVEKVEEKVEAVEEIKETIVHEVTAPAPPPCEEPAAAPVEEEKPKEEETAPPPAPEEVSIWGIPLLADEKSDVILLKFLRARDFKVKEAFAMLKSVVAWRKEFKIDELLEEEGILEGLEKVVYMHGVDREGHPVCYNAFGEFQNKELYSNTFADAEKRAKFLRWYIQFLEKNIRKLDFSPDGTCTIVQITDLKNSPGLILFKKELRQATNQALQLLQDNYPEFVAKQVFINVPWWYVAYNRMISPFLTQRTKSKFVFAGPTKTAETLFKYIAPEQVPVQYGGLSKEGEQEFTPADPATEEIIKPTCKHTVELPITEAGTLVWEVRVVGWDVSYGAEFVPSDEGGYTWIVQKSRKIGPTDEQVIGCSFKVGETGKIVLTFDNQTSKKKKLLYRSKTKPSE, from the exons aTGGCTGAGGAAACCAAGAAGACGACTCCTGTTGCCGCCGAAGAGGTGGTGGTGTCTGATGTGCCGGTAGCGGAGAAGCCCACAACCGATGTGGTAGAGAAGGAGGCGCCACCGCAGCCGGAGCCTGAGCCTGAGAAGGAGAAGGTTGAGAAACCTGTGGCGGAAGAGGTGGTGGAAGGAGAAaaggagaaggagaaagaagaagCATCTGAGGAGAAAGTTGCTGAATCTGCATCGTTTAAGGAGGAAAGCAACAAGGTCGATGATCTTATCGACCCAGAGAAGAAAGCTTTGGATGAATTCAAAAAGTTGATTCAGGAGGCACTCAACAAGCATGAATTCACCGCTCCACCGCCCCCTCCCCCGGCCCCAGCCAAGGAGGAGGAACCAAAACctgaagagaagaaagaagaagaagcaaaaCCAGAAGAAGAGCCAAAGGCTGAAGAGATAAAAGAACAAGAGACAAAGACTGAAGAAAAAGCCGAAGCCTATGAGGCACCGGCTGAGGTTCCGCCGCCGGCGGAGCCCGTGAAAGAAGAGGAGGTGGAGAAAAAGGATGAAGAAAAAGCAACCCCTCCACCGGCTGCTGAGCCATCCGAAACAGTGGTAGAAAAGGTGGAAGAAAAAGTTGAAGCTGTTGAAGAGATTAAAGAAACTATAGTTCATGAAGTGACCGCCCCTGCTCCACCGCCATGTGAGGAGCCCGCCGCTGCCCcggtggaggaggagaagCCCAAGGAGGAGGAGACAGCCCCACCACCTGCACCTGAGGAGGTCTCCATATGGGGTATTCCTTTACTTGCTGATGAGAAGAGTGACGTGATTCTCCTTAAGTTCTTGAGGGCTAGGGACTTCAAGGTGAAAGAAGCTTTTGCGATGCTGAAAAGCGTGGTGGCATGGAGGAAAGAGTTTAAGATTGATGAGTTGCTGGAAGAGGAGGGAATCCTTGAGGGGCTTGAAAAAGTTGTTTATATGCATGGAGTTGATAGAGAGGGACACCCTGTTTGTTACAATGCTTTTGGTGAATTTCAGAATAAGGAGTTGTACAGCAACACTTTTGCTGATGCTGAGAAGAGAGCCAAGTTCTTGAGGTGGTATATTCAGTTCTTGGAGAAGAATATCAGGAAGCTCGACTTCAGTCCTGATGGCACATGCACTATTGTTCAGATCACTGATCTCAAGAACTCACCTGGCCTCATATTATTCAAGAAAGAACTCCGCCAAGCTACCAACCAGGCCCTCCAGTTGCTCCAGGATAACTATCCTGAATTTGTCGCCAAACAG GTGTTCATCAATGTCCCATGGTGGTATGTGGCCTACAATAGGATGATCAGTCCATTCCTGACCCAGAGAACCAAGAGCAAGTTTGTGTTTGCAGGCCCAACCAAGACTGCTGAGACACTCTTCAA ATACATAGCACCTGAGCAAGTACCTGTTCAGTATGGTGGTCTTAGCAAGGAGGGTGAACAGGAATTCACCCCTGCTGATCCTGCAACAGAGGAGATTATCAAGCCAACATGCAAGCACACCGTCGAATTGCCAATCACTGAG GCTGGCACGTTGGTTTGGGAGGTGAGAGTGGTGGGCTGGGACGTTTCCTATGGGGCCGAGTTTGTACCAAGTGACGAGGGTGGATACACTTGGATAGTGCAGAAGTCGAGGAAAATTGGACCAACCGATGAACAAGTTATTGGCTGCAGCTTCAAAGTTGGTGAAACTGGAAAAATTGTGCTCACATTTGACAACCAAACTTCTAAGAAGAAGAAGCTTCTCTACAGGTCCAAGACCAAGCCCTCTGAATGA
- the LOC105175408 gene encoding patellin-3, with product MADETLQIYPPPAATQLPSSTPELTDSPPPQEPGSVSAPPLASLALDLQKQSLSPAHSETPLSVEEKLKEAVTVIEKDTPLEPPPPEPPLAEEHLTVAATATEKDSVATPVSQPLAAALAVPQESESPKTQSKQVIEPEKEKPIEKKKAPESFASFKEESNKVSDLSHLELKALEEFKHLVQEALSKGLFSGASPSEGANLPEEVSIWGVPLLKDDRSDVILLKFLRARDFKVKDSFAMLKSTIKWRRDFNVDELLKEDLGDDLEKVVFMHGQDKEGHPVCYNVYGEFQNKELYAKTFGDEEKRMKFLRWRIQFLERSIRKLDFSPGGINTIFQVSDLKNSPGPGKRELRIATKQALQILQDNYPEFVAKQVFINVPWWYLAFYTMISPFLTQRTKSKFVFAGPPRTAETLFKYISPEQVPTQYGGLSVDFCECNPEFTVDDPATEITIKPATKQTVEIIVNELCENEKCTLVWELRVVGWEVSYSAEYVPNAERGYTVIIQKTRKMLPTDEPVVSSSFNVTELGKILLTIDNPSAKKKKLLYRFKVLPYKD from the exons ATGGCCGATGAAACCCTCCAAATATATCCACCACCAGCCGCCACCCAGCTCCCCTCTTCCACCCCGGAGCTAACCGACTCACCACCTCCCCAAGAACCCGGTTCTGTTTCTGCACCGCCTCTCGCTTCACTGGCACTGGACCTGCAGAAACAATCGCTCTCCCCCGCTCACTCTGAGACGCCACTCTCAGTTGAAGAAAAGCTCAAAGAAGCTGTTACTGTTATAGAGAAAGACACCCCTTTAGAGCCACCGCCACCAGAACCACCGCTCGCCGAGGAGCATCTCACCGTCGCCGCCACCGCCACAGAAAAAGACTCTGTTGCCACCCCAGTGTCTCAGCCACTGGCTGCTGCTTTGGCGGTGCCTCAAGAATCTGAATCTCCAAAAACCCAATCGAAGCAAGTCATAGAACCTGAAAAGGAGAAGCCAATAGAAAAGAAGAAGGCCCCAGAATCGTTTGCTTCTTTTAAAGAGGAAAGCAATAAGGTCTCAGATCTCTCACATCTCGAACTGAAAGCATTGGAAGAGTTCAAACATTTAGTTCAAGAAGCTCTTAGTAAAGGCCTCTTTAGTGGGGCCTCGCCTTCAGAAGGTGCAAATCTGCCGGAAGAAGTATCCATATGGGGTGTGCCCTTGTTGAAAGACGATAGGAGTGATGTGATTTTGCTTAAGTTTCTGCGAGCCCGTGATTTTAAAGTCAAAGATTCATTTGCTATGCTAAAGAGCACGATAAAATGGCGAAGGGATTTTAATGTTGATGAGTTGTTGAAGGAAGATTTAGGGGATGATCTTGAAAAGGTTGTCTTTATGCACGGGCAGGACAAGGAGGGGCACCCGGTGTGCTACAATGTGTATGGGGAGTTTCAGAACAAAGAATTGTATGCCAAGACATTTGGGGATGAGGAGAAAAGAATGAAGTTTCTGAGGTGGAGGATTCAGTTTTTGGAGAGAAGTATCAGGAAGCTGGATTTTAGTCCTGGTGGGATTAATACTATCTTTCAAGTTAGTGATCTAAAAAATTCACCAGGACCAGGGAAAAGGGAACTTCGAATTGCTACTAAACAGGCATTACAAATTCTTCAGGATAATTACCCTGAATTCGTCGCAAAGCAG GTGTTCATCAATGTTCCCTGGTGGTATTTGGCCTTCTATACGATGATCAGTCCCTTCCTGACTCAGCGGACCAAAAGCAAGTTTGTATTCGCTGGGCCACCTAGGACTGCTGAAACCCTTTTCAA GTACATATCCCCAGAACAAGTACCAACTCAATACGGTGGCCTTAGTGTAGATTTTTGTGAATGCAACCCAGAGTTTACTGTGGATGATCCAGCCACAGAGATCACTATTAAGCCTGCAACTAAGCAAACGGTTGAAATTATTGTGAATGAGCTTTGTGAGAATGAG AAGTGCACTCTAGTATGGGAGCTTCGCGTAGTGGGCTGGGAAGTGAGCTACAGCGCCGAATATGTACCAAATGCTGAACGTGGTTACACTGTGATCATACAAAAGACTAGGAAGATGCTTCCAACTGATGAGCCAGTTGTGTCCAGCAGTTTCAATGTTACCGAGCTGGGTAAGATATTACTCACAATTGACAATCCCAGCGCCAAGAAGAAAAAGCTACTGTACCGGTTCAAGGTTTTGCCATATAAAGACTAA
- the LOC105175422 gene encoding pheophytinase, chloroplastic isoform X2: MATRRKFHSLVVPKHPIASLTCANASVTSSTAAVSAEKEEVLPPLDVSEINRKSKKWVWKGYTISYLVYPEGNSDAAAVNPPLLLVHGFGASIAHWRRNIPTLAQSHTVYAIDLLGFGASDKPAGFQYSMEVWAQLILDFLDEVVQRPTVLLGNSVGSLACVIAAAESSRSLVRGLVLFNCAGGMNNKAIVDDWRIKLLLPLLWLFDFLLKQKGIASYLFDRVRQRDNLRNVLLSVYGNKESVDEDLVEIIRKPALDEGALDAFVSIVTGPPGPNPIQLIPKITLPVLVLWGDQDPFTPIDGPVGKYFSTLPAQMPNVNLFLLEGVGHCPHDDRPDLVHEKLLPWLSELPVS; encoded by the exons ATGGCT ACTCGCCGCAAATTTCATTCCTTGGTTGTTCCCAAGCATCCCATTGCCTCCCTGACTTGCGCTAATGCCTCCGTCACCTCCTCCACGGCGGCGGTTTCGGCTGAAAAGGAGGAAGTTTTGCCGCCTTTGGATGTCAGCGAAATTAATCGGAAATCGAAAAAGTGGGTGTGGAAAGGATATACCATCAGTTACTTGGTTTATCCAGAAGGCAATAGTGATGCTGCTGCTGTGAATCCTCCGCTTCTTCTAGTTCATGGCTTTGGTGCATCAATTGCTCATTGGCGCAG GAATATTCCGACACTGGCTCAAAGTCACACAGTTTATGCCATTGACCTCCTAGGTTTTGGTGCTTCGGATAAGCCAGCCGGTTTCCAATATTCCATGGAGGTCTGGGCTCAG TTGATACTGGATTTCTTGGATGAAGTTGTCCAAAGGCCTACTGTATTACTGGGGAACTCTGTTGGTAGTCTTGCTTGTGTAATTGCTGCTGCAG AATCGAGTCGGTCCCTAGTGCGAGGGCTTGTGCTGTTCAATTGCGCTGGTGGCATGAACAACAAGGCTATTGTTGATGACTGGAGAATAAAGCTACTCTTGCCTTTGCTTTGGCTTTTTGACTTCTTACTGAAGCAAAAAGGAATTGcttcttatttatttgatcGTGTCAGACAAAG AGATAACCTGAGAAATGTCTTGTTGTCCGTCTATGGAAATAAGGAGTCTGTGGATGAGGACCTTGTGGAG ATTATTAGGAAACCGGCACTGGATGAAGGGGCTCTTGATGCTTTTGTTTCCATAGTTACAGGCCCCCCCGGGCCAAATCCAATCCAGTTGATTCCAAAGATCACCTTACCCGTGTTGGTCTTATGGGGTGATCAAGACCCATTCACCCCAATTGATGGGCCTGTTGGTAAATACTTCTCAACGTTACCTGCCCAAATGCCAAATGTTAACCTCTTTTTATTGGAAGGAGTTGGACATTGTCCTCATGATGACAGGCCAGACTTGGTCCATGAAAAATTGCTTCCTTGGCTCTCAGAGCTTCCAGTTTCATGA